The following proteins are co-located in the Moraxella nasovis genome:
- the rarD gene encoding EamA family transporter RarD, with the protein MSVLKQFSKKSPIKPHIKDSPLFMGVFLALLSNVLFGVLYVYGKWVAILSGTSVFLWRLVMMWVCMTLFLILTRQMTVVATDIGAIKGLKSWLWLLIPTPIFASQLWLFMWAPLNGHGVATAMGYFLFPLVMVLFGAALFKERLSRLQWCAVALAAVGVTLEIIRTGSISWATFWVCGTYPIYYIMRRRQGIRALTGLYFDTCIIAPVCLLWLLMNDWQGVRMVLFDGWILVKIFGLGALSVLALQSNLEANHRLPVSLFGMLGYLEPALLFVLAVTVLGGEFDMDMLASYGLIWMGILCLIIQGVLVSRRRSY; encoded by the coding sequence ATGAGTGTATTAAAGCAATTCTCTAAAAAATCACCTATAAAGCCCCACATCAAGGACAGCCCGCTTTTTATGGGGGTGTTCTTAGCGTTATTGTCAAATGTCTTATTTGGCGTGCTGTATGTTTATGGGAAATGGGTCGCCATTTTATCTGGAACAAGTGTGTTCTTATGGCGGCTTGTGATGATGTGGGTTTGTATGACACTGTTTTTAATCCTAACTCGGCAGATGACCGTGGTTGCAACTGACATTGGGGCGATAAAAGGGCTAAAGTCGTGGCTTTGGTTGCTTATTCCTACGCCGATTTTTGCAAGTCAATTATGGCTGTTCATGTGGGCGCCGCTAAATGGTCACGGTGTGGCAACAGCGATGGGTTATTTTTTATTTCCGCTTGTGATGGTATTGTTTGGGGCAGCACTGTTTAAAGAGCGGCTATCACGACTACAATGGTGTGCTGTGGCGTTGGCAGCTGTGGGCGTTACCCTTGAGATAATTCGTACAGGAAGTATTAGTTGGGCGACTTTTTGGGTGTGTGGCACATATCCGATTTATTATATCATGCGACGACGTCAGGGTATTCGGGCATTGACAGGGCTGTATTTTGACACTTGTATCATCGCTCCTGTATGCCTGCTGTGGTTATTAATGAATGATTGGCAAGGCGTTCGTATGGTGCTGTTTGATGGCTGGATTTTGGTGAAAATATTTGGGCTAGGTGCTTTGAGCGTACTGGCATTGCAGTCTAATCTTGAGGCGAATCATCGGCTGCCTGTGAGCTTATTTGGTATGCTTGGCTATCTTGAGCCTGCTTTATTGTTTGTGCTGGCTGTCACCGTGCTTGGCGGAGAGTTTGATATGGATATGCTGGCAAGCTATGGGTTAATTTGGATGGGGATTTTATGCCTAATTATCCAAGGTGTCTTAGTAAGTCGCCGCAGAAGTTACTAA
- a CDS encoding DMT family transporter: MQIRQHDGGNLGSMVGLVIGCVLFGLGSLIVAHVDGVGGFAMAFWRLLVSTLIFWVLARMFHQAFPSHPKAIMFALLSGVALGLDLGLWHESIYAVGPGISTLLNSLQIFFLAFIGFVWFGERQSRMQLFSLILASFGVLLIASPEFSHNQAALWGFISGITSGGCLALSMAFVRRTHEFDSVAILPMMTIIGIGGAASLLPVMLIYNQGQLMPTTFAEVGWILVYGAVMQCLAWGLIAYSIPKLALSLTGLLLLSEPVAALAIDYFWLHKPINKAQWSGAVIVMLAIYLGSVSQRKSRS, from the coding sequence ATGCAAATAAGACAGCACGATGGTGGCAATCTTGGCTCTATGGTTGGGCTGGTTATCGGCTGTGTGCTGTTTGGTCTTGGCAGTTTAATCGTGGCTCATGTTGATGGTGTTGGTGGTTTTGCAATGGCGTTTTGGCGACTGCTGGTATCAACGCTGATTTTTTGGGTATTGGCACGAATGTTTCACCAAGCTTTCCCAAGTCACCCCAAAGCCATCATGTTTGCGTTGCTGTCTGGGGTGGCTTTAGGGCTTGATCTTGGGCTTTGGCATGAGAGTATCTATGCGGTAGGCCCGGGTATTTCAACGCTATTAAACAGTTTACAGATTTTCTTTTTGGCGTTTATTGGCTTTGTGTGGTTTGGTGAACGTCAGTCAAGAATGCAGCTGTTTAGCTTGATTTTAGCGTCATTTGGTGTGCTGCTTATTGCAAGCCCTGAGTTTTCACATAACCAAGCGGCGTTATGGGGCTTTATTTCAGGTATCACTTCTGGCGGATGCTTGGCACTGTCAATGGCTTTTGTACGGCGAACGCATGAGTTTGATAGCGTGGCGATTTTGCCGATGATGACCATCATTGGAATCGGTGGGGCAGCCTCCTTATTGCCTGTAATGCTCATTTACAATCAAGGACAGCTTATGCCCACAACATTTGCTGAAGTGGGCTGGATATTAGTCTATGGAGCGGTCATGCAGTGCTTGGCATGGGGGCTGATTGCCTATAGTATTCCTAAGCTTGCTTTGTCTTTAACAGGGCTTTTACTTTTATCTGAGCCTGTGGCTGCACTTGCTATTGATTATTTTTGGCTACATAAGCCAATCAACAAAGCTCAGTGGAGCGGTGCTGTGATTGTTATGCTTGCCATTTATCTTGGGTCGGTTAGCCAAAGAAAATCACGTTCATAA
- the ligA gene encoding NAD-dependent DNA ligase LigA — protein MNDLPKQTSPNHDIVSQMRQLITVLKQHNHAYYVLDNPTISDSEYDDIRKRLIALEEQYPQLRQPDSPTDSVGDKPLPAFMQIKHDIAMLSLGNVFSYDELIAFMRRINDRLDQSHQNPEYEMELKLDGLAVSLKYVHGKFSQALTRGDGRVGEDITLNIKTIRNLPLFLPKCTNIDLLEIRGEVLMPKAGFARLNKQAIERGEKTFANPRNAAAGSLRQLNPAIAAARPLAFFGYSVNQGLPSDITSQSGALAYLRELGFETTPVQTARSAKDIQAYYDDVARTRSDLPFEIDGMVIKVNSLALQEDLGFLSREPRWATAYKFAAESAVTRLMAVEWQVGRTGQLTPVGKLEPVSVGGVTVSNVTLHNFGEIGRLGLMVGDMVSIHRAGDVIPKVGGVMVDLRPSDAQSIELPTSCPVCESPVVLPEGEALARCTGGLFCAAQAKEALIHFVSRRAMDIDGLGKQWLISFHDMGLIKTVADIYRLPTHQQTLVTLEGLGEKSVQNMFAAIEKSKATTLPRFIFALGIRGVGESTAMNLATAFGDLPQLQQASIDKLLSVPDVGEITAHNIYDFFRAVHNIEVINALITLGVHWQPFTAQTDLPLDGQTWVVTGTLSAMGRDEAKAHLQALGAKVSGSVSAKTAVVLAGEKAGSKLDKANSLGVTVLDESAFLALLHEHQRT, from the coding sequence ATGAATGATCTACCAAAACAAACAAGCCCAAATCACGATATCGTAAGCCAAATGCGTCAGCTAATCACTGTGCTAAAGCAGCATAATCATGCGTATTATGTGCTAGATAATCCAACCATCAGCGACAGCGAATATGACGATATTAGAAAGCGACTAATAGCCTTAGAAGAGCAGTATCCCCAACTAAGACAGCCAGACAGCCCAACTGATAGCGTTGGTGATAAGCCATTGCCTGCTTTTATGCAAATTAAGCATGATATTGCCATGCTGTCTTTGGGAAATGTCTTTAGTTATGATGAGCTGATAGCATTTATGCGGCGTATCAATGACCGCTTGGATCAATCCCATCAAAATCCAGAATATGAAATGGAGCTAAAACTTGATGGTTTGGCGGTATCCTTAAAATATGTGCATGGCAAGTTTAGTCAGGCACTAACCCGAGGTGATGGACGAGTGGGTGAGGATATTACGCTAAACATTAAGACGATTCGTAATTTACCACTGTTTTTACCAAAATGTACGAATATTGACCTGCTTGAGATTAGGGGTGAGGTGTTAATGCCTAAGGCAGGATTTGCACGTTTAAATAAGCAGGCTATCGAACGTGGTGAGAAGACTTTTGCCAATCCAAGAAATGCAGCAGCAGGCTCGCTAAGACAGCTAAATCCTGCTATTGCTGCTGCTCGTCCATTGGCGTTTTTTGGGTATTCGGTGAATCAAGGTTTGCCAAGTGATATTACCAGCCAAAGTGGTGCATTGGCATACCTTAGGGAGCTTGGCTTTGAGACTACGCCTGTGCAGACAGCACGCAGTGCAAAAGATATTCAAGCTTATTATGATGATGTGGCACGCACTCGCAGTGATTTACCCTTTGAAATTGATGGTATGGTGATTAAGGTTAATTCACTTGCCTTACAAGAGGATTTGGGCTTTTTAAGTCGTGAGCCACGATGGGCGACAGCGTATAAGTTCGCTGCAGAATCGGCAGTAACTCGGCTGATGGCTGTAGAATGGCAGGTCGGCAGGACAGGTCAGCTAACCCCTGTTGGTAAGCTTGAGCCTGTGAGTGTGGGTGGCGTTACCGTTAGCAATGTAACGCTACATAATTTTGGTGAGATTGGCAGGCTTGGGCTGATGGTAGGTGATATGGTGAGTATCCATCGTGCAGGCGACGTGATTCCTAAGGTTGGCGGTGTGATGGTGGATTTAAGACCAAGCGACGCCCAAAGTATTGAGCTACCCACAAGCTGTCCTGTGTGTGAATCGCCTGTGGTGCTACCAGAGGGTGAAGCCCTAGCTCGCTGCACAGGTGGTTTATTTTGTGCTGCCCAAGCCAAAGAGGCACTCATCCATTTTGTGTCTCGTCGTGCGATGGATATTGATGGATTGGGTAAGCAGTGGCTGATTAGCTTTCACGACATGGGGCTAATTAAGACGGTCGCAGATATTTACCGACTGCCCACACATCAACAAACGCTCGTAACCTTAGAAGGCTTAGGTGAAAAGTCGGTACAAAATATGTTTGCTGCCATCGAAAAATCAAAAGCCACCACTTTGCCGAGATTTATTTTTGCATTAGGTATTCGTGGTGTGGGCGAAAGTACAGCGATGAATCTTGCGACAGCATTTGGTGATTTACCGCAGTTACAGCAAGCTAGTATCGATAAGCTGTTAAGCGTGCCTGATGTGGGAGAGATTACCGCTCATAATATTTATGATTTTTTTAGGGCTGTACATAACATTGAGGTGATTAACGCCTTAATAACGCTAGGCGTGCACTGGCAGCCTTTCACCGCTCAGACGGATTTACCACTTGATGGGCAAACTTGGGTGGTAACAGGCACGCTGTCTGCGATGGGTCGTGATGAAGCGAAGGCACATTTGCAGGCGCTAGGGGCGAAAGTGTCGGGCAGTGTATCAGCAAAAACAGCGGTAGTGCTGGCAGGCGAGAAAGCAGGGTCTAAGCTTGATAAGGCAAACAGTCTGGGTGTGACCGTGTTAGATGAATCAGCATTTTTGGCATTGTTGCATGAGCATCAACGTACATAG
- the rpsO gene encoding 30S ribosomal protein S15, with amino-acid sequence MLTTQDRSDIIAKYKQSENDTGSPEVQVALLTARINDLQAHFKAHKADHHSRRGLIRMVNQRRKLLDYLKGKDLNRYTDLISSLGLRR; translated from the coding sequence ATGTTAACCACTCAAGACCGTAGCGACATCATCGCAAAATACAAACAAAGTGAAAACGACACGGGTAGCCCAGAAGTTCAAGTAGCTCTTTTGACCGCTCGCATTAATGATTTGCAAGCTCACTTTAAAGCTCATAAAGCTGACCATCACAGCCGTCGTGGTCTAATCCGTATGGTAAACCAACGCCGTAAACTGCTTGACTATCTAAAGGGTAAGGATCTAAACCGCTATACAGACCTTATCAGCTCGCTTGGTCTTCGCCGTTAA
- the coaD gene encoding pantetheine-phosphate adenylyltransferase has protein sequence MTIHPPRKALYPGTFDPITNGHIDLVNRALKLFDEVVIAVAFAHHKKPLFSFDERVAMVKQVFSDNSRITVVGFEGLLVNVAKQEGTSAVIRGLRAVSDFEYEFGLANMNRSLDENFEVIFLTPAQEYSFISSTLVREVAKLGGDVSKFVPKFVLDGFAKKFV, from the coding sequence ATGACAATACATCCCCCTAGAAAAGCCCTGTATCCTGGTACTTTTGACCCCATCACAAATGGACATATTGACCTTGTTAATCGAGCCTTAAAGCTCTTTGATGAAGTGGTTATTGCCGTGGCATTTGCCCACCATAAAAAACCACTGTTTAGCTTTGATGAGCGGGTGGCGATGGTCAAGCAGGTCTTTAGCGATAATTCACGCATTACCGTGGTTGGCTTTGAGGGGCTTTTGGTGAATGTTGCCAAGCAAGAAGGCACAAGTGCTGTTATCCGAGGGCTAAGAGCGGTATCAGACTTTGAGTACGAGTTTGGCTTGGCGAACATGAATCGCAGTTTAGATGAGAACTTTGAGGTGATTTTTCTGACGCCTGCCCAAGAATATTCTTTTATATCATCAACATTGGTGCGAGAAGTTGCTAAGCTTGGTGGCGATGTCTCAAAATTTGTGCCAAAGTTTGTGCTTGATGGCTTTGCCAAAAAGTTTGTTTAG
- the truB gene encoding tRNA pseudouridine(55) synthase TruB yields MMIPMTKRIVSGVLLLNKPQGLSSHQALAKAKYLFKSAQFDSKKAGHTGTLDPMATGLLPICFGEATKFSSFGLDADKGYTATIRLGVQTDTGDKEGQMIDTQPVPTFHHNALAEVASKLTGDILQTPPMYSALKKDGKKLYEYARQGLQIERQARPIHITSLTLDKLSDDEIALHVICSKGTYVRVLGETVANLLGTVGHLTALHRTKTGGFDVANALSLDELENLAFDERFDKLLPIDALLTHLPIVLLNESETKRIKMGQRLNIKDRIGELKFSEEVVQVRLYHNGRFVGLGQVEITGRLQPMRVVHSTL; encoded by the coding sequence ATGATGATACCAATGACTAAACGCATTGTTAGCGGTGTTTTATTGCTTAATAAACCGCAGGGTCTAAGCTCACATCAAGCACTTGCTAAGGCAAAATACCTGTTTAAGTCAGCACAGTTTGACAGCAAAAAAGCAGGGCATACTGGTACGCTAGACCCAATGGCGACAGGGCTTTTGCCGATTTGTTTTGGTGAGGCGACCAAATTTAGCAGTTTTGGGCTTGATGCCGATAAAGGCTACACCGCCACCATTCGCCTTGGCGTGCAGACTGACACAGGCGATAAAGAAGGGCAGATGATTGACACTCAGCCTGTGCCGACATTTCATCATAATGCCTTAGCTGAAGTTGCAAGCAAGCTGACTGGCGATATTTTACAGACGCCGCCTATGTATTCAGCTCTTAAAAAAGACGGTAAAAAACTGTACGAATATGCAAGGCAAGGCTTACAGATTGAACGTCAAGCTCGACCCATTCATATCACAAGCTTGACATTAGATAAGCTGTCTGATGATGAGATTGCTTTACACGTTATCTGCTCTAAAGGCACTTATGTGCGCGTCTTAGGTGAAACTGTGGCAAATTTGCTTGGTACAGTGGGGCATTTGACCGCACTTCATCGCACTAAGACAGGCGGTTTTGATGTGGCAAATGCCCTAAGCCTTGATGAGCTGGAAAACTTGGCGTTTGATGAGCGATTTGACAAATTGCTACCGATTGACGCACTTTTGACGCATCTGCCGATTGTCTTATTAAATGAGAGTGAAACCAAGCGGATAAAAATGGGACAACGATTGAATATCAAGGATAGAATTGGCGAGCTTAAATTTAGTGAGGAAGTCGTGCAAGTGCGTCTGTATCATAATGGCAGATTTGTAGGACTTGGGCAAGTTGAAATAACTGGGCGATTGCAACCTATGCGAGTGGTACACAGCACTTTGTAA
- a CDS encoding YfhL family 4Fe-4S dicluster ferredoxin → MALKITEECINCDVCEPVCPNDAISAGDDIYVINPSLCTECVGHHDTPQCVDICPVDCIPKDPKHDESHEQLFEKYRKITEQ, encoded by the coding sequence ATGGCGTTAAAGATTACCGAAGAATGTATCAACTGTGATGTGTGTGAACCTGTCTGCCCAAATGATGCCATCAGTGCAGGCGATGACATTTACGTCATTAATCCAAGCTTATGCACTGAGTGCGTCGGGCATCACGACACGCCACAATGTGTTGACATCTGCCCTGTAGATTGTATCCCAAAAGACCCAAAGCATGATGAAAGTCATGAGCAATTATTTGAAAAATACCGAAAGATTACAGAACAATAG
- a CDS encoding opacity family porin has protein sequence MKKVLLAVALAGISSAAMANLNFNTNGLYVQGDVGYSKLEAKEDGDKLKDNSTSFSIAVGKDLGNTRYQLDYTNFGKIEKIEERNLTQGELNTVTQIVERRINTPLNPALLSAKGVNNVEGKIQSVGLSAIYDLQTVSGFTPYVGGRIGINQLKVSHDITGYASYNGQQSSKTQNIAKHKDTKVGAGVLAGVQYAVNPNLALDAGVQYNYLGKFDGIKANQYGAKVGVRYSF, from the coding sequence ATGAAAAAAGTACTACTTGCGGTTGCTCTAGCTGGCATTTCAAGTGCAGCCATGGCAAATTTAAATTTCAATACCAATGGTCTATATGTACAAGGCGATGTCGGCTATTCTAAATTAGAAGCCAAAGAAGATGGCGATAAGCTAAAAGATAATTCAACCAGTTTTAGCATCGCTGTTGGTAAAGATTTGGGTAATACCCGTTATCAACTAGATTATACCAATTTTGGTAAAATTGAGAAGATTGAAGAACGTAATCTTACCCAAGGTGAGCTAAATACAGTAACACAAATTGTAGAGCGACGTATTAATACGCCATTAAATCCTGCTTTGTTATCAGCGAAAGGCGTTAATAACGTTGAAGGTAAGATTCAGTCTGTGGGTCTATCAGCCATTTATGATTTACAGACGGTATCAGGTTTTACCCCTTATGTTGGCGGACGTATTGGTATTAACCAATTAAAAGTTAGTCATGATATCACTGGTTATGCCTCATATAACGGACAACAATCTAGCAAAACTCAAAATATCGCTAAACATAAGGACACCAAAGTTGGTGCAGGCGTACTTGCAGGCGTACAATATGCGGTTAATCCAAATTTAGCACTTGATGCTGGTGTTCAATACAACTATCTTGGCAAATTTGATGGTATTAAGGCAAACCAATACGGAGCAAAAGTTGGCGTGCGTTATAGTTTTTAA
- the smpB gene encoding SsrA-binding protein SmpB yields the protein MAKKPDNQICANKKARHEYFIEETFEAGLSLEGWEVKSIRAGKMAITDAYVTFKNGEAFLFGAHIQPLLTSSTHINPDNIRTRKLLLHRREIDKLFGLVNQKGYAVVPLSCYWKNGKVKCQIALAKGKKLHDKRATLKDRDWQMDKKRGFKNMQL from the coding sequence ATGGCTAAAAAACCTGACAATCAAATTTGTGCCAACAAAAAGGCACGCCACGAATACTTTATTGAAGAGACCTTTGAAGCTGGCTTATCGCTTGAAGGCTGGGAAGTTAAGTCTATCCGTGCAGGCAAAATGGCGATTACCGATGCGTACGTCACTTTTAAAAATGGCGAAGCATTTTTATTTGGTGCTCACATTCAGCCACTATTAACCAGCTCAACTCACATCAATCCAGATAATATTCGCACCAGAAAACTGCTGCTGCATCGTCGTGAAATTGATAAGCTATTTGGCTTGGTCAACCAAAAAGGCTATGCGGTCGTGCCTTTATCCTGCTACTGGAAAAACGGCAAAGTTAAATGCCAAATCGCACTAGCAAAAGGTAAAAAACTCCATGACAAGCGTGCCACCTTAAAAGATAGAGATTGGCAAATGGACAAAAAACGTGGCTTTAAAAATATGCAACTGTAA
- the pnp gene encoding polyribonucleotide nucleotidyltransferase: MFNTIRQEFQYGNQQVVLETGRVARQANSVLVHMGDVSVLVAVVVRPTANPGQDFFPLTVNYQEKMYAAGKIPGGYGKREGRASEFETLTSRLIDRPIRPLFPEGYYNEIQVTATVISSGKTQDADIAAMIGTSAALAISPAPFNGPIGAARVGFIDGEYVLNPTLADVKQSELDLVVAGTKSAVLMVESEAKELSEDQMLGAVLYGHAQQQIVIDNINAFAEAVGVTKQEFIAPAIDEALNDELKAKFTDKVSEAYTITVKQDRYARLDELQTEALALAGDETAEDYEEKVNHIKELFDTLKYRTVRDNILSGKPRIDGRDLETVRALDIQVGVLPYTHGSALFTRGETQALVVTTLGSSRDVNLVDSLAGTKQDSFMLHYNFPHYSVGETGREGGPKRREIGHGRLARRGVQAMLPAAERFPYTIRVVSEITESNGSSSMASVCGASLSLMDAGVPLKAPVAGIAMGLVKEGDRFAVLSDILGDEDHLGDMDFKVAGSVNGITALQMDIKIEGITSDIMEQALKQAHAGRIHILNAMNDVIAESRTEINAHAPNYATIEINPEKIRDVIGKGGATIRALTEETGATIDIDDNGTIRIFGQNKASTRAALNQIEVLTAEVEVGKVYEGTVARIVDFGAFVTVLPGTDGLVHISQISDERVESVGDYLKEGQTVKVQVQDIDNRGRIKLTMKGIEQ, from the coding sequence ATGTTTAACACAATTCGTCAAGAATTCCAGTACGGCAATCAGCAGGTTGTCTTAGAGACAGGTCGTGTGGCTCGCCAAGCTAATAGCGTACTTGTCCACATGGGTGATGTATCAGTATTAGTTGCTGTGGTTGTGCGTCCTACTGCCAACCCAGGTCAAGACTTTTTCCCATTGACCGTAAACTACCAAGAAAAAATGTATGCTGCTGGTAAAATCCCCGGTGGTTATGGCAAGCGTGAAGGCCGTGCTAGCGAATTTGAGACGCTGACTAGCCGTCTAATCGACCGCCCAATTCGTCCGCTATTCCCAGAAGGCTACTATAACGAAATCCAAGTAACAGCGACCGTCATTTCATCGGGTAAAACCCAAGATGCTGACATTGCTGCCATGATTGGTACGTCTGCTGCATTGGCAATTAGCCCAGCCCCATTTAACGGTCCAATTGGAGCGGCACGTGTGGGCTTTATTGATGGCGAATATGTACTAAACCCAACTCTTGCTGATGTAAAACAAAGCGAGCTTGATTTGGTTGTTGCAGGTACCAAATCAGCTGTCTTGATGGTGGAATCTGAAGCAAAAGAGCTCTCAGAAGATCAAATGCTTGGTGCGGTGCTATATGGACATGCCCAACAGCAAATCGTGATTGATAATATCAATGCCTTTGCCGAAGCGGTTGGCGTTACCAAACAAGAATTCATCGCTCCTGCGATTGACGAGGCTTTAAATGACGAATTAAAAGCTAAATTTACCGATAAAGTAAGTGAAGCCTACACCATTACTGTCAAGCAAGATCGTTATGCACGCTTAGATGAATTGCAAACTGAAGCCCTAGCTTTAGCAGGCGATGAGACAGCAGAAGACTATGAAGAAAAAGTCAACCACATCAAAGAGCTGTTTGACACCCTAAAATACCGCACTGTGCGTGATAACATTCTATCAGGCAAGCCACGTATTGATGGGCGTGACTTAGAGACTGTGCGTGCCTTGGATATCCAAGTGGGCGTGCTGCCTTATACGCATGGTTCAGCTTTATTCACTCGTGGTGAAACCCAAGCACTTGTGGTCACGACATTAGGCAGTAGCCGTGATGTGAATCTTGTAGATAGCCTAGCAGGCACTAAACAAGACAGCTTTATGTTACACTATAACTTCCCGCATTATTCAGTGGGTGAGACGGGACGTGAAGGCGGGCCAAAGCGTCGTGAAATCGGCCATGGACGCCTTGCTCGACGTGGCGTACAAGCCATGCTTCCTGCAGCAGAACGCTTCCCATACACTATCCGTGTGGTTTCTGAGATTACCGAATCAAATGGCTCAAGCTCAATGGCGTCAGTGTGTGGTGCGTCATTATCGCTGATGGATGCTGGCGTACCGCTAAAAGCCCCTGTGGCAGGCATTGCTATGGGCTTGGTAAAAGAAGGCGACCGTTTTGCTGTACTGTCTGACATCTTAGGTGATGAAGACCATCTGGGCGATATGGACTTTAAAGTAGCAGGTTCTGTTAATGGTATCACAGCTTTACAGATGGATATTAAGATTGAAGGCATTACCAGCGACATCATGGAGCAAGCTTTAAAGCAAGCTCATGCAGGGCGTATCCATATCCTAAACGCTATGAATGATGTCATTGCTGAATCTCGCACTGAGATTAATGCTCATGCGCCAAACTATGCAACCATTGAGATTAATCCTGAGAAAATCCGTGATGTTATCGGTAAAGGCGGTGCTACCATTCGTGCCTTGACTGAAGAGACGGGTGCAACCATTGACATTGACGACAATGGCACTATTCGTATCTTTGGACAAAATAAGGCGTCAACTCGTGCAGCATTAAACCAAATCGAAGTGCTGACCGCTGAAGTTGAAGTTGGTAAGGTCTATGAAGGCACCGTAGCCCGTATCGTAGACTTTGGGGCATTCGTTACCGTATTGCCTGGCACAGATGGCTTGGTGCATATCAGCCAAATATCAGATGAACGTGTAGAGAGCGTGGGTGATTACCTAAAAGAAGGTCAAACGGTTAAAGTGCAAGTGCAAGACATTGACAATCGTGGACGCATTAAGCTAACCATGAAAGGCATTGAACAATAA
- the nfsA gene encoding oxygen-insensitive NADPH nitroreductase, which produces MIDSKPTLQTLLDHRSIRKYTGEPISEEMLTAILEAGRAVSTSSFLQATSIVRVVDPAKRTAFRQISCDMNAQAYEQAQADGKRLGHGYVESCAEYLVFCMDAKRHHQLADVNTDWTEVALIGAIDSALMAQNVLAAAESLGLGGVFIGSLRNDIARASELLELPKHVVPLFGLCLGHPDMSSKINQSQRPRLPLDVLVSTDTYQVASDAALNDYNEQVREYYHGRGIQMDWTAQIAATFGGEVRPFMLEYLNKQGFMSR; this is translated from the coding sequence ATGATTGACAGTAAACCAACCTTACAAACTTTATTAGATCACCGCTCTATTCGTAAATACACAGGCGAGCCTATTTCAGAGGAGATGCTGACAGCAATATTAGAGGCGGGGCGAGCGGTTTCTACTTCTAGTTTTTTACAGGCGACCAGCATTGTGCGTGTGGTTGATCCTGCCAAGCGTACAGCATTTCGCCAAATTTCATGTGATATGAATGCCCAAGCCTACGAGCAAGCCCAGGCAGATGGTAAACGTCTAGGTCATGGCTATGTGGAGAGCTGTGCTGAGTATTTGGTGTTTTGCATGGATGCTAAGCGACATCATCAGTTAGCTGACGTAAATACTGACTGGACTGAGGTGGCACTGATTGGGGCGATTGATTCAGCATTAATGGCACAAAATGTCTTGGCGGCTGCTGAGAGCTTGGGGCTTGGCGGTGTGTTCATCGGCAGTCTTCGTAATGACATCGCCCGTGCCAGTGAACTGCTTGAACTGCCAAAGCACGTCGTCCCACTGTTTGGACTATGCCTAGGACACCCTGACATGAGCTCAAAAATCAATCAGTCTCAGCGTCCACGCTTACCACTAGATGTGCTTGTATCTACTGATACTTACCAAGTAGCAAGCGATGCTGCTCTTAATGACTATAACGAGCAGGTGCGTGAATATTATCACGGTCGTGGCATACAGATGGATTGGACAGCTCAGATTGCAGCAACCTTTGGTGGTGAAGTGCGTCCATTCATGCTTGAGTATCTAAACAAACAAGGCTTTATGAGTCGTTAA